Proteins encoded in a region of the Carassius gibelio isolate Cgi1373 ecotype wild population from Czech Republic chromosome B5, carGib1.2-hapl.c, whole genome shotgun sequence genome:
- the LOC127957658 gene encoding BTB/POZ domain-containing adapter for CUL3-mediated RhoA degradation protein 3-like isoform X2, translating into MEEMSGDSVVSSAVPAATTRTTSFKGSSPSSKYVKLNVGGALYYTTMQTLTKQDTMLKAMFSGRMEVLTDSEGWILIDRCGKHFGAILNYLRDGVVPLPESRRETEELLAEAKYYLVQGLVDECQAALQNKDAYEPFCKVPLVTSSKEEQRLIATANKPTVKLLYNRSNNKYSYTSNSDDNMLKNIELFDKLSLRFNGRVLFIKDVIGDEICCWSFYGQGRKIAEVCCTSIVYATEKKQTKVEFPEARIYEETLNILLYESQDGRGPDNALLEATGGAAGRSHHIDEDEERERIERVRRIHIKRPDDRTHHHQ; encoded by the exons ATG GAAGAGATGTCAGGAGACAGTGTGGTGAGCTCAGCTGTGCCGGCAGCTACAACACGGACAACCTCCTTCAAGGGGTCCAGTCCCAGTTCCAAATATGTGAAGCTGAATGTCGGGGGAGCGCTGTACTACACCACCATGCAGACCCTGACCAAGCAGGACACCATGCTGAAGGCCATGTTCAGTGGCCGTATGGAAGTCCTTACTGATAGTGAAG GCTGGATTCTGATTGACAGGTGCGGGAAGCACTTTGGGGCCATTCTGAACTACCTGAGAGACGGAGTCGTCCCGTTGCCTGAGAGCCGGAGGGAGACGGAGGAGTTACTGGCAGAGGCAAAGTATTACCTGGTGCAAGGCCTGGTGGATGAGTGTCAGGCGGCATTACAG AACAAAGATGCGTATGAACCATTCTGTAAAGTTCCACTGGTGACATCATCTAAAGAGGAACAGAGGCTCATTGCCACTGCAAATAAG CCTACAGTCAAACTGCTGTACAACAGGAGcaacaataaatattcatatACAAG CAACTCTGATGACAACATGTTGAAGAACATTGAGCTGTTTGACAAGCTGTCTCTGAGGTTCAACGGCCGAGTGCTTTTCATCAAGGATGTGATCGGTGATGAGATTTGTTGCTGGTCCTTTTACGGCCAGGGCAGGAAGATTGCAGAGGTGTGCTGCACGTCAATAGTCTACGCCactgagaagaagcagacaaaG GTTGAGTTCCCAGAGGCTCGCATCTATGAAGAGACCCTCAACATCTTGCTCTACGAGTCTCAAGACGGCCGCGGACCTGACAATGCACTGCTGGAGGCCACAGGGGGCGCTGCAGGCCGTTCCCATCACATCGACGAGGACGAAGAGAGGGAGCGCATTGAAAGAGTGCGGAGGATCCACATCAAGCGCCCTGATGACCGCACGCATCATCACCAGTGA
- the LOC127957658 gene encoding BTB/POZ domain-containing adapter for CUL3-mediated RhoA degradation protein 3-like isoform X1, with amino-acid sequence MISLLGRLINIFVLEEMSGDSVVSSAVPAATTRTTSFKGSSPSSKYVKLNVGGALYYTTMQTLTKQDTMLKAMFSGRMEVLTDSEGWILIDRCGKHFGAILNYLRDGVVPLPESRRETEELLAEAKYYLVQGLVDECQAALQNKDAYEPFCKVPLVTSSKEEQRLIATANKPTVKLLYNRSNNKYSYTSNSDDNMLKNIELFDKLSLRFNGRVLFIKDVIGDEICCWSFYGQGRKIAEVCCTSIVYATEKKQTKVEFPEARIYEETLNILLYESQDGRGPDNALLEATGGAAGRSHHIDEDEERERIERVRRIHIKRPDDRTHHHQ; translated from the exons ATGATCAGTTTATTGGGGCGTCTAATTAACATTTTTGTACTA GAAGAGATGTCAGGAGACAGTGTGGTGAGCTCAGCTGTGCCGGCAGCTACAACACGGACAACCTCCTTCAAGGGGTCCAGTCCCAGTTCCAAATATGTGAAGCTGAATGTCGGGGGAGCGCTGTACTACACCACCATGCAGACCCTGACCAAGCAGGACACCATGCTGAAGGCCATGTTCAGTGGCCGTATGGAAGTCCTTACTGATAGTGAAG GCTGGATTCTGATTGACAGGTGCGGGAAGCACTTTGGGGCCATTCTGAACTACCTGAGAGACGGAGTCGTCCCGTTGCCTGAGAGCCGGAGGGAGACGGAGGAGTTACTGGCAGAGGCAAAGTATTACCTGGTGCAAGGCCTGGTGGATGAGTGTCAGGCGGCATTACAG AACAAAGATGCGTATGAACCATTCTGTAAAGTTCCACTGGTGACATCATCTAAAGAGGAACAGAGGCTCATTGCCACTGCAAATAAG CCTACAGTCAAACTGCTGTACAACAGGAGcaacaataaatattcatatACAAG CAACTCTGATGACAACATGTTGAAGAACATTGAGCTGTTTGACAAGCTGTCTCTGAGGTTCAACGGCCGAGTGCTTTTCATCAAGGATGTGATCGGTGATGAGATTTGTTGCTGGTCCTTTTACGGCCAGGGCAGGAAGATTGCAGAGGTGTGCTGCACGTCAATAGTCTACGCCactgagaagaagcagacaaaG GTTGAGTTCCCAGAGGCTCGCATCTATGAAGAGACCCTCAACATCTTGCTCTACGAGTCTCAAGACGGCCGCGGACCTGACAATGCACTGCTGGAGGCCACAGGGGGCGCTGCAGGCCGTTCCCATCACATCGACGAGGACGAAGAGAGGGAGCGCATTGAAAGAGTGCGGAGGATCCACATCAAGCGCCCTGATGACCGCACGCATCATCACCAGTGA